The genomic window TGAACAGCTTCAACGTCGTCATGCACGGCGAGGTGCAGGACGCGCTGAACCGGGTGGAGGCGGACGGCGCGCGGGTGCTGGTGCTCACTGGGGCGGGGCGGGCCTTCTGCGCCGGGCAGGACCTGGACGACCGGGCGGTGAAGCCGGACGGCGCGGGGGTGGATCTGGGCGCGAGCCTCGAGGACTATTACAACCCGCTCATCCGCCGCATTACGGGGTTGAAGATGCCGGTCCTCTGCGCCGTCAACGGCGTGGCGGCGGGGGCGGGGGCCAACATCGCGCTCGCCTGCGATATCGTCATTGCCTCCAAAACGGCCAAGTTCGTGCAGGCCTTCTGCAAGCTGGGGCTGGTGCCGGACTCGGGCGGCACGTGGATCCTGCCGCGCCTTGTCGGCACGGCGCGGGCGCTGGGCCTGTCGCTGCTCGGCACGCCGCTCGATGCGGAAACGGCGGAGCGCTGGGGCCTCATCTGGAAGGCGGTGGAGCCGGAGGCTTTGGTGCCGGAAGTGGAGGCGATGGCCCGCCACTTCGCCACCCAGCCGACACAAGGCCTGGCCGCCATCAAGCAGGCGATCCGCGCCTCGGCCACCAACACGCTCGACCAGCAGCTGGACCTTGAGCGCGACATCCAGCGCGCGGCCGGACGCTCCGCCGATTACCGCGAGGGCGTGGTGGCTTTTCTCGAAAAGCGCGCGCCGAATTTCACGGGGGCGTGAAGCGAATCATCCCGAAAAAAACGGGAGAGAAGGAGAATTATCCAATGAAGCTGATGAGCTTTGCCGAAGGGCGCTGGGTTGAGCCGCAAGGCCGCCTGACGGAAGTGGTGAGCGCCGTTGACGGCGCGCCCGTGGGCCTGTGCTCCAGCGAGGGGCTGAACTTCGGCGGCATGGCCCGCTACGCCCGCGCGGTGGGCGGCTCCAACTTGCGGAAGCTGACGTTCACCGAGCGCGCCGCCATCCTCAAGCGGCTGGCGGCCTACCTGATGGAACGCAAGGACGAGCTTTACGACCTCTCGTACAAGACCGGCGCGACCAAGACCGACGGTTGGATCGACATTGAAGGTGGCATTGGCACCCTGTTCGCCTACGCCTCGCGAGGCCAACGCGAACTGCCGAACGAAAAGCACCTGATCGACGGTGACGTGGAACAGCTCTCCAAGGGCGGCAGTTTTGTAGGCCTGCACGTGTTGACGCCGCTGAAAGGCGTGGCTGTGCACATCAACGCCTTCAACTTCCCCTGCTGGGGCCTGCTTGAAAAATTCGCGCCCACGTTCCTCGCGGGCGTGCCGGTTATCACCAAGCCCGCAACCGCAACGGCATACCTTGCCGAAAAGCTGGTGCGGCTGATGATCGGCTCCGGGCTGCTGCCGGAAGGATCGCTGCAGATCATCGTCGGCTCGACCGGCGACCTGCTCGACCACCTGACCATGCAGGACGTGGTCTCCTTCACCGGCTCGCTGGAGACCTCGGTGAAATTGCAGGCCCACCCCAACATCCTCAGGAACGCGGTGCGGTTCATCGCGGAGCGGGATTCGCTCAATGCCTCCATCTTGGGGCCGGACGCTGGGCCGGGCACGCCGGAGTTCGACCTCTATGTCAAGGAAGTGCAGCGTGAGATGACCACCAAGGCGGGCCAGAAGTGCACCGCTATCCGCCGCGCCATCGTGCCGAGGCAGCACGCGGACGCGGTGGCCGAGGCGCTGCGGGCGCGGCTCGCCAAGGTCGTCGTCGGCAACCCGCAGGCGGAAGGCGTCACCATGGGCGCGCTGGCGAGCCACGCCCAGCGCGATGATGTTCGCACCAAGATCCAGCTGCTGCGCTCCGAAGCGCAAGTGGTATTCGGCGACCCCGAGACGTTCGAGGTGGTGGGCGCAGACAAGGAGGCGGGCGCATTTCTGCCGCCAGTGCTGCTGCGCTGCGATGACCCGTGGAAGGCGCGCTACGTGCACGACGTGGAGCCGTTCGGGCCCGTCGCCACCATCGTGCCCTACGACACGCTGGAGGACGCCGTGCGCCTCGCCAACCGGGGCGAGGGCAGCCTCGTGGCCTCCGTCTTCACCTACGATCCCGCCGTGGCGGACGAGCTGCTGTTCGGCACCGCCTCCTTCCACGGTCGCCTCGTGTTCATCGACCGGGACTGCGCCAAGGAATCAACCGGCCACGGCTCGCCCCTGCCGCACATGATCCACGGCGGACCGGG from Pedomonas mirosovicensis includes these protein-coding regions:
- the paaZ gene encoding phenylacetic acid degradation bifunctional protein PaaZ, with protein sequence MKLMSFAEGRWVEPQGRLTEVVSAVDGAPVGLCSSEGLNFGGMARYARAVGGSNLRKLTFTERAAILKRLAAYLMERKDELYDLSYKTGATKTDGWIDIEGGIGTLFAYASRGQRELPNEKHLIDGDVEQLSKGGSFVGLHVLTPLKGVAVHINAFNFPCWGLLEKFAPTFLAGVPVITKPATATAYLAEKLVRLMIGSGLLPEGSLQIIVGSTGDLLDHLTMQDVVSFTGSLETSVKLQAHPNILRNAVRFIAERDSLNASILGPDAGPGTPEFDLYVKEVQREMTTKAGQKCTAIRRAIVPRQHADAVAEALRARLAKVVVGNPQAEGVTMGALASHAQRDDVRTKIQLLRSEAQVVFGDPETFEVVGADKEAGAFLPPVLLRCDDPWKARYVHDVEPFGPVATIVPYDTLEDAVRLANRGEGSLVASVFTYDPAVADELLFGTASFHGRLVFIDRDCAKESTGHGSPLPHMIHGGPGRAGGSEEMGGLRGVKHYMQRTALQGSPTRLGQLGRSWIRGGVEINAGEHPFRRPFDVLQLGETLHTRPRTITMEDIEHFAEFTGDTFYAHMDEEAASANPFFPGRVAHGYLLLSFAAGLFVEPAPGPVLANYGLDNLRFLKPVVPGDAIKVRLTVKSKRARKEYGEVRWDVQITNQLGETVANYDLLTMNAFSNDSKAAQG
- the paaG gene encoding 2-(1,2-epoxy-1,2-dihydrophenyl)acetyl-CoA isomerase PaaG, with translation MTTYSTISYDCMDDIARLTLNRPEKLNSFNVVMHGEVQDALNRVEADGARVLVLTGAGRAFCAGQDLDDRAVKPDGAGVDLGASLEDYYNPLIRRITGLKMPVLCAVNGVAAGAGANIALACDIVIASKTAKFVQAFCKLGLVPDSGGTWILPRLVGTARALGLSLLGTPLDAETAERWGLIWKAVEPEALVPEVEAMARHFATQPTQGLAAIKQAIRASATNTLDQQLDLERDIQRAAGRSADYREGVVAFLEKRAPNFTGA